In Epilithonimonas zeae, a single window of DNA contains:
- the mutS gene encoding DNA mismatch repair protein MutS produces MTQYNTIKAKYPDALLLFRVGDFYETFGTDAIKTSQILGIVLTKRANGEGHIELAGFPHHSVDSYLPKLVRAGMRVAICDQLEDPKTVKGIVKRGVTELVTPGVTFNDQVLTSKKNNFLLSLHKEKEKYGMALVDVSTGEFLVSEGNLEKLLHIVHTFDPSEIIYQRTSETPNQLKNKNVFKLEDWAFKYPYAYEKLTSHFKTQSLKGFGIEDSKLGITAAGAIFAYLVEDTHHALLQHITRIQVIPQDDYLMMDNFTLRNLEIVYSANHNGKSLLDIIDKTCTPMGGRLLRRRLILPLKNISDINRRLSLIEFLNKEDSLKYDIKDLLKGISDLDRLIGKLAAEKISPKELGYLRQSIININEIRKKLLNFPDVLAWIDPFINLEELITLINEHLNDELPVNINKGNVIREGISEELDHLRNLQNKGRGFLDEMCQREIERTGITSLKIDFNGVFGYYIEVRNTHKDKVPEDWIRKQTLVNAERYITEELKEYESQILGAEEKIGKLELELYRNVCENVLIYIDQLQENSKLVGELDCAVGLSELSVEDNYTKPILNDSFSIDIQEGRHPIIEKSLPLGESYIPNDVFLDRDSQQIIMVTGPNMAGKSAILRQTAIISLLAQIGSFVPAKHAEIGTLDKIFTRVGATDNLSAGESTFMVEMNEAANILNNISDRSLILLDEIGRGTSTYDGVSIAWAIAEYLHQHPTQPKTLFATHYHELNEMSVNFERIKNFHVSIQEAKGNIIFLRKLISGGSEHSFGIHVAKLAGMPSKVVNRANEILKTLESTRTTQDSGEKIKRVTEENLQLSFFQLDDPVLENIREELTKIDINTLTPIEALMKLNAIKKMIGK; encoded by the coding sequence ATGACGCAATACAATACAATTAAGGCGAAATATCCTGATGCATTGCTATTGTTCCGAGTAGGGGATTTCTACGAAACTTTTGGGACAGATGCGATAAAAACGTCACAGATTCTTGGCATTGTTTTGACCAAAAGAGCCAATGGCGAAGGTCATATTGAACTGGCCGGATTTCCCCATCATTCGGTGGATTCTTATCTTCCAAAATTGGTAAGAGCCGGAATGCGTGTGGCGATTTGCGACCAATTGGAAGATCCAAAAACCGTCAAAGGAATTGTAAAACGTGGTGTTACAGAATTGGTTACGCCAGGTGTTACGTTCAATGACCAGGTTCTGACTTCTAAGAAAAATAATTTCCTGCTTTCTCTTCATAAAGAAAAAGAAAAATACGGAATGGCACTTGTGGATGTTTCTACTGGCGAATTTCTCGTGAGTGAAGGAAATCTTGAAAAATTACTTCATATTGTTCATACTTTTGACCCGAGCGAGATTATTTATCAAAGAACTTCTGAGACTCCAAATCAGTTGAAAAATAAAAATGTTTTCAAGCTGGAAGATTGGGCCTTCAAATATCCTTACGCTTACGAAAAACTGACGTCGCATTTCAAAACACAATCTCTGAAAGGTTTTGGGATCGAGGATTCTAAGTTGGGAATCACGGCTGCAGGAGCCATTTTTGCTTATTTGGTTGAAGATACACACCACGCATTGTTGCAGCATATTACGAGAATCCAAGTGATTCCGCAAGATGATTATCTGATGATGGATAACTTCACCTTGAGGAATCTTGAAATTGTTTATTCTGCTAATCATAATGGGAAATCACTTCTTGATATCATCGATAAAACCTGTACGCCAATGGGCGGAAGATTGTTGAGACGCAGATTGATTTTACCTTTAAAAAATATCAGTGACATCAACAGAAGGTTAAGTCTTATTGAATTCCTGAATAAAGAAGATTCTTTGAAATATGACATCAAAGATCTGCTGAAAGGCATCTCAGATTTGGACAGATTAATAGGAAAATTAGCCGCTGAAAAGATTTCACCGAAAGAATTAGGTTATCTCCGTCAAAGTATCATTAATATTAATGAAATCAGAAAAAAACTTCTGAATTTTCCTGATGTTTTGGCTTGGATTGACCCTTTCATTAATCTTGAAGAATTAATTACTTTGATTAATGAGCATCTGAATGACGAACTTCCCGTGAACATCAACAAAGGAAATGTCATCCGAGAAGGAATCTCGGAAGAACTCGACCATTTGAGAAATCTTCAAAATAAAGGTCGTGGTTTCTTGGACGAAATGTGTCAGCGTGAAATCGAAAGAACCGGAATTACAAGTTTGAAAATTGATTTCAATGGTGTTTTCGGCTATTATATCGAGGTTAGAAATACACATAAAGACAAAGTGCCGGAAGATTGGATTCGGAAACAGACTTTGGTAAACGCAGAACGTTACATCACTGAAGAGCTGAAAGAATACGAAAGCCAAATCCTAGGCGCTGAAGAAAAAATTGGAAAATTGGAATTGGAACTTTACAGAAATGTCTGTGAAAATGTTCTGATTTATATTGACCAATTGCAGGAAAATTCAAAATTGGTCGGAGAATTAGATTGTGCAGTTGGTTTGTCTGAATTATCGGTTGAAGATAATTATACAAAACCGATTTTGAATGATTCTTTTTCAATCGACATCCAGGAAGGACGACATCCAATCATTGAAAAATCTTTGCCACTCGGAGAATCTTACATTCCGAATGACGTTTTTCTGGACAGAGATTCTCAACAAATCATTATGGTAACCGGACCGAATATGGCCGGTAAATCGGCGATTTTGAGACAAACTGCGATTATTTCTTTATTGGCTCAAATCGGAAGTTTTGTTCCGGCGAAACACGCAGAGATTGGAACTTTGGATAAGATTTTTACAAGAGTTGGTGCAACGGATAATTTGTCTGCCGGCGAATCCACTTTTATGGTGGAAATGAATGAAGCCGCAAATATCCTTAATAATATCTCCGACAGAAGTTTGATTTTGCTGGACGAAATCGGACGCGGAACGTCCACTTACGACGGTGTTTCCATTGCTTGGGCCATTGCGGAATATCTTCATCAGCATCCTACACAACCCAAAACCTTGTTTGCAACACATTACCACGAACTGAATGAAATGTCTGTGAACTTTGAAAGAATCAAAAATTTTCACGTCTCCATTCAGGAAGCGAAAGGCAACATTATTTTCCTCAGAAAACTGATTTCCGGCGGAAGTGAACATAGTTTTGGTATTCACGTTGCGAAGTTGGCAGGAATGCCTTCCAAAGTGGTTAATCGTGCGAATGAGATTCTTAAAACTTTGGAATCGACAAGAACAACT
- a CDS encoding cupin-like domain-containing protein, producing the protein MILNPVDVVEHIDKEDFQKKYFKPHRPLLIKGFAKQWGAYEKWNLDYIREKAGDQVVPIYDNKPADASKSSDTPATNMKMKDYIDIIKSKPSDLRIFFYIITDRLPELLKDFTYPDLGMKFFKRLPTLFFGGSEAHVLMHYDVDLGDFFHVHFGGKKRILLFDQKQNELLYKVPLSVHTIEEIDYDNPDYKKYPALKYATGTEILMEHGDALFIPGAFWHYNRYLEPGFSLSIRALPNRPSKFLSMLYHVFIMRYTDKLMRKIFKAKWVKYKEEWAYRKSSKALEELKKK; encoded by the coding sequence ATGATTCTGAATCCTGTTGACGTTGTAGAACACATTGATAAAGAAGATTTTCAAAAAAAATATTTCAAACCGCACAGACCGCTTCTGATAAAAGGTTTTGCAAAACAATGGGGCGCTTACGAAAAATGGAATCTGGATTATATCCGTGAAAAAGCCGGTGACCAGGTTGTCCCCATCTATGACAACAAACCTGCTGACGCCAGCAAAAGCTCTGACACACCAGCAACTAATATGAAGATGAAGGATTATATTGACATTATTAAAAGTAAACCTTCCGACCTCAGGATCTTTTTTTACATCATCACCGACAGATTGCCGGAATTACTGAAAGACTTTACTTATCCGGATTTGGGAATGAAATTCTTTAAACGACTTCCTACTTTATTTTTTGGAGGAAGTGAAGCGCACGTTTTGATGCATTACGATGTGGATTTGGGAGACTTTTTCCACGTGCATTTTGGTGGTAAAAAAAGGATTTTACTTTTTGATCAGAAACAAAATGAATTACTTTATAAAGTTCCACTGTCCGTTCATACCATAGAAGAGATTGATTACGACAATCCGGATTACAAGAAATATCCCGCTCTGAAATACGCAACCGGAACCGAAATCCTGATGGAACACGGCGACGCTCTGTTTATTCCTGGTGCTTTCTGGCATTACAACCGATATCTTGAGCCCGGATTTTCTTTGTCTATCAGAGCATTGCCCAATCGTCCTTCAAAGTTTCTGAGTATGCTTTATCACGTTTTCATTATGCGATACACGGATAAGCTGATGCGAAAAATCTTCAAGGCAAAATGGGTAAAATATAAAGAAGAATGGGCTTACAGAAAAAGCTCCAAAGCTCTGGAAGAGTTGAAGAAAAAATAA
- a CDS encoding MBL fold metallo-hydrolase, with translation MKIEQIYTGCLAQGAYYITSENEAAIIDPLREVKPYLERLEKDKVKLKYIFETHFHADFVSGHLDLSKKTDAPIVFGPTAKPDFEAIIADDNQVFEIGKIKIKVLHTPGHTLESSTFLLIDENGKETAIFSGDTLFLGDVGRPDLAQKAGEITEKDLAGMLYESLQTKILPLDDSITVYPAHGAGSACGKNMQKETVDTLGNQKRTNYALNQPNKESFINEVLDGLTAPPKYFGMNVAMNKGGYESFDQVLKKGNNPLSVEDFETAAEETGALILDTRSASVFHKGFVPNSINIGIKGDFAPWVGAMIVDVQQPILLVSDEGTEEEAITRLSRVGFDNVLGYLDGSFEAWKNSGKETDEIKRISVEEFADEYSDNVKVVDVRKETEYEAEHINEAYSKPLAYINDWVNSLDNSEHFYIHCAGGYRSMIAASILQSRGYRNFTEVDGGFNAIKKNEKFPLSNFVCQGKTL, from the coding sequence ATGAAAATCGAACAAATATATACTGGTTGTCTTGCTCAAGGCGCTTACTACATCACTTCTGAAAACGAAGCCGCAATCATTGACCCGCTAAGAGAAGTGAAGCCCTATCTTGAGCGTTTGGAGAAAGATAAAGTAAAACTTAAATATATTTTCGAGACACATTTTCACGCAGATTTTGTTTCGGGACATCTTGATTTATCAAAAAAAACTGATGCTCCAATTGTTTTCGGACCAACGGCGAAACCAGATTTTGAAGCAATTATTGCAGACGATAATCAGGTTTTCGAGATAGGAAAAATCAAAATTAAAGTTCTTCATACGCCAGGACATACTTTGGAAAGTTCGACTTTTCTTTTGATTGATGAAAACGGAAAAGAAACGGCTATTTTCTCTGGTGATACCTTATTTTTGGGTGATGTTGGAAGACCGGATTTGGCTCAAAAAGCGGGCGAAATCACAGAAAAAGATTTGGCTGGAATGCTTTATGAAAGTCTTCAAACCAAGATTTTACCTTTAGATGATTCTATCACTGTTTATCCTGCTCACGGTGCTGGTTCTGCTTGCGGAAAAAATATGCAGAAAGAAACAGTGGACACTTTGGGAAATCAGAAAAGAACAAATTATGCGCTTAACCAACCAAATAAGGAATCTTTTATTAATGAAGTTCTTGACGGATTAACTGCGCCGCCAAAATATTTTGGGATGAATGTCGCAATGAACAAAGGCGGTTACGAAAGTTTTGACCAAGTTCTGAAAAAAGGAAATAATCCTTTGTCTGTAGAAGATTTTGAAACTGCAGCAGAAGAAACCGGAGCTTTGATTCTGGACACAAGAAGTGCATCTGTTTTTCATAAAGGCTTTGTTCCCAATTCTATCAATATCGGAATCAAAGGTGATTTTGCACCTTGGGTTGGAGCGATGATTGTGGATGTTCAACAACCTATTCTTTTGGTTTCTGACGAAGGAACGGAAGAAGAAGCGATTACCAGATTGAGCAGAGTAGGATTTGATAATGTTTTAGGCTATTTGGACGGAAGTTTCGAAGCTTGGAAAAACTCTGGTAAAGAAACTGATGAAATCAAAAGGATTTCCGTAGAAGAATTTGCGGACGAATATTCTGATAATGTGAAAGTTGTCGATGTCAGAAAAGAAACAGAATATGAAGCTGAACACATCAATGAAGCTTACAGTAAACCTTTGGCTTATATCAATGATTGGGTGAATTCTTTAGATAATTCTGAGCATTTTTATATCCATTGTGCAGGCGGTTACAGAAGTATGATTGCGGCAAGTATTTTGCAGTCAAGAGGTTATAGAAATTTTACTGAAGTTGACGGTGGATTCAATGCGATCAAGAAAAATGAGAAATTTCCATTGAGCAATTTTGTTTGCCAAGGTAAAACTTTGTAG
- a CDS encoding thioredoxin family protein: MSQKFQELIQSERPVLVDFFATWCQPCKVQSSVLNSVKEQVGEKARIVKIDVDQFPSIASENGVRGVPTLAIFKNGELLWKESGVHDVNSLVGLLKQYSN; this comes from the coding sequence TTGTCACAGAAATTTCAAGAATTAATACAATCCGAACGTCCTGTTCTCGTTGATTTTTTTGCTACTTGGTGTCAACCTTGCAAAGTTCAGTCTTCCGTTTTGAATTCTGTGAAAGAACAAGTTGGCGAAAAAGCAAGAATCGTTAAAATTGATGTTGACCAGTTTCCTTCGATTGCATCAGAAAATGGTGTTCGCGGTGTTCCGACTTTAGCGATTTTCAAAAATGGAGAATTGCTTTGGAAAGAAAGCGGAGTACACGATGTTAATTCTTTGGTTGGGTTGTTGAAACAATATTCTAATTGA
- a CDS encoding amidohydrolase, whose amino-acid sequence MSTLKIAGLNLDIAWKNKEENFKQIENEFAATEADLFLLPEMFSTGFCMEADEVADRNEESLTWMKSFAKSKNSAVAGSVSVEDNGKFYNRFYFVFPNGNYEYYNKRHLFSYSGEDKIYTAGTERKIIDYKGFKILLQVCFDLRFPVFSRNQNDYDAILYVANWPKSRVEAWKSLLKARSIENQAFLFGLNRIGFDGYNLEYEESSLVYFPDGREISERKNNLITTEWNLDELKEFRSKFPFLNERDEFEIIP is encoded by the coding sequence ATGTCAACACTTAAAATCGCAGGATTGAACCTCGATATTGCTTGGAAAAATAAAGAAGAAAATTTCAAACAAATTGAAAATGAATTTGCTGCAACAGAAGCGGATTTATTTCTTTTGCCAGAGATGTTTTCCACAGGATTCTGTATGGAAGCCGATGAAGTGGCGGACAGAAATGAAGAATCCCTAACCTGGATGAAGTCGTTTGCTAAAAGCAAAAATTCGGCTGTCGCAGGAAGTGTTTCTGTTGAAGACAATGGGAAATTCTATAATAGATTTTACTTTGTTTTTCCAAATGGGAATTACGAATATTACAACAAAAGGCATTTGTTTTCTTACTCTGGAGAAGATAAAATTTATACTGCGGGAACTGAGCGGAAAATCATTGACTATAAAGGATTTAAAATTCTTTTACAGGTTTGTTTTGATTTACGTTTTCCTGTATTTTCGAGAAATCAGAATGATTATGATGCGATTTTATACGTCGCGAATTGGCCAAAATCCAGAGTTGAAGCTTGGAAATCTCTGCTAAAAGCACGTTCAATTGAAAATCAGGCTTTTCTTTTTGGATTAAACCGAATTGGCTTTGATGGTTATAATCTTGAATATGAAGAAAGCTCATTAGTCTATTTTCCTGATGGAAGAGAAATCTCTGAAAGAAAAAATAACCTCATCACAACTGAATGGAATTTGGATGAATTGAAGGAATTTAGAAGTAAGTTTCCTTTTTTGAATGAGAGAGATGAGTTTGAAATTATTCCTTAG
- a CDS encoding murein L,D-transpeptidase catalytic domain family protein, translating to MKKFPLLLCLVYLVTTSFYLASSEDFSQPKISIKEIKLSPKKNFSPQNPAEEIYKELQFTDETLNFEVFEKAFLGFQNLKSSGKLEPSAKLLSVCDFSLSSNRKRLWVIDLGEKKVLFNTLVAHGKGTGEEFATSFSNTEDSHQSSMGFYVTEQTYNGDNGYSMRLFGMDKGYNDAALERCIVMHGAKYVSEDFIKSEKRLGRSWGCPAVPMSLAKPIINTIKNRTCLFIYFPDQNYLASSQWLKNVEKTDSILDSPKENMATN from the coding sequence ATGAAGAAATTCCCATTATTGTTATGCTTAGTTTATTTAGTAACTACTTCTTTTTATCTTGCGAGTTCTGAGGATTTTTCTCAGCCCAAGATAAGTATCAAAGAAATTAAACTAAGTCCCAAAAAGAATTTCTCACCACAAAATCCAGCAGAAGAAATCTACAAAGAACTTCAGTTTACGGATGAAACATTGAATTTTGAAGTCTTCGAAAAAGCGTTTTTGGGATTTCAAAATTTAAAGAGCTCCGGAAAATTGGAACCGTCGGCTAAGTTGCTATCGGTTTGTGATTTTAGTTTGTCTTCTAATAGAAAACGACTTTGGGTCATAGATTTGGGTGAGAAAAAAGTGTTGTTCAATACATTGGTAGCACACGGAAAAGGAACGGGCGAAGAGTTTGCAACAAGCTTTTCCAACACAGAAGATTCGCATCAGTCGAGTATGGGTTTCTATGTGACAGAACAGACTTACAATGGTGACAACGGCTATTCTATGAGATTATTCGGAATGGACAAAGGTTATAACGATGCCGCTTTGGAACGTTGTATCGTGATGCACGGCGCCAAGTATGTAAGCGAGGATTTTATCAAATCTGAAAAAAGGTTGGGGAGAAGTTGGGGTTGTCCGGCGGTTCCGATGAGTTTGGCAAAGCCTATTATCAATACGATAAAAAACAGAACTTGTTTATTCATTTATTTTCCAGACCAAAATTATCTGGCAAGTTCTCAATGGTTAAAAAATGTGGAGAAAACTGATTCAATACTTGATTCTCCAAAAGAAAATATGGCAACGAATTAA
- a CDS encoding response regulator transcription factor — protein sequence MSNRILLVEDDQSFGAVLKDYLTINNFEVTLATDGEMGLKEFTEKEFDICIFDVMMPKKDGFSLAEDVKKIDKNTPIIFLTARNMREDILKGYQIGADDYITKPFDTELLLYKIKAILQRSAVLENEDQEQFKISNIFFDSMLRQLRVGENEYKLSPKENELLKLLCIHRNDFMPRDLALRKIWKKENYFTARSMDVYIAKLRKLLKDDEGLEIINVHGEGFRLLVKNP from the coding sequence ATGAGCAACAGAATATTATTAGTAGAAGACGACCAGAGTTTTGGTGCAGTTCTTAAGGATTATTTGACAATCAACAACTTCGAGGTTACTTTGGCAACCGATGGAGAAATGGGATTGAAAGAGTTTACAGAAAAAGAATTTGACATCTGCATTTTCGATGTGATGATGCCAAAAAAAGATGGATTTTCTTTGGCAGAAGATGTGAAGAAAATTGATAAAAACACACCGATCATTTTCTTGACCGCAAGAAATATGCGTGAAGATATCTTGAAAGGTTACCAAATTGGAGCGGATGATTACATTACAAAACCATTTGATACGGAGTTACTTCTTTATAAAATCAAAGCTATTCTACAAAGAAGTGCCGTTTTGGAAAACGAGGACCAAGAGCAATTTAAAATCAGTAATATTTTCTTCGATTCTATGTTGAGACAACTGAGAGTTGGCGAGAATGAATACAAGCTTTCTCCAAAAGAAAATGAACTTCTGAAATTGCTTTGCATCCACAGAAACGACTTTATGCCTAGAGATTTGGCATTGAGAAAAATCTGGAAAAAAGAAAATTATTTCACAGCAAGAAGTATGGATGTTTACATTGCAAAATTGAGAAAACTTCTGAAAGATGATGAAGGTTTGGAAATCATCAACGTTCACGGAGAAGGTTTCAGATTGCTAGTAAAGAATCCTTAA